The following proteins are co-located in the Streptomyces sp. NBC_01198 genome:
- a CDS encoding AfsR/SARP family transcriptional regulator, whose translation MRYTILGYTQALRDDGEPVALAGGRLRALLTALALRPGRVLSGDVLIDEVWDGDPPAGATGALQALVGRLRKAIGHDAVESVEGGYRLAAAHDDIDLYRFERLADEGARALADGDPVKAAGLLADALALWRGPALADLPDRGTAAVRSEALRLDTRRLRLAAELELGRAAHVLPELAGLSADHPLDEPLHALHIRALRAAGRTADALAAYEVVRRALADELGTDPSPELRALHAELLNPRREAPQVPPQPPAPARPGTGAGRPGGNARARLTSFVGREAEITAVDADLSHARLVTITGPGGTGKTRLSQEAGDLAAGRWPDGVWYVELAPVSDPRTVPEAVISALGLRDTLLHGGAAEAAIAVETKAKDPLRRLADHLATREILLVLDNCEHVIDAAATLTAQLLADCPGLSVLATSREPLGVPGELVRPLDPLPEPTALRLLADRGAAARSGFSVDDDPVACAELCHRLDGLPLAIELAAARLRSLSPRGLADRLDDRFRLLTGGSRTLLPRQQTLRAVVDWSWDLLDPAERTLLRRLAVFRGGWTLEAVEAICADPPQSRSPIDPADAAALLASLVDKSLVLAELTADSERYRMLETISEYAAERLDESGERPVVERRHMDYFREYVRVADPLLRRAGQLVWFERLEREHENLRAALRRAVDAGDEEQALLLVLGCAWFWEVRNYISERRYWPGRVADMGEDPFAGPPATEPVERGPLEDPPPLDPGRLLEARLWVRVVRMAASEGDTEWWTQPSMVEVGASMIANYPPELPQSARFPGILRPYGAFFTGNFDRLYPLMNETVESCRRHHREWELAYALQLRAKINNDVTERLAESITDIGESRRIFERLGDEWGMAETLSAEAEAASNAGDWEHAAQCCRRGIELARKIGSHQRVPVLTVRLGDCLVNAGRIEEGMRKLWEGVDDAARFGTDNDGAGFYGKILLAGALSHTGKAAEALALVEDTMREGAAANGQPGFLTGMLTGLKGYLIGTLGEPQAGLDLLRDGLTELVAHPLADVITPRLGLLLTPGAIELLVLLAEQGGPDGLAERRAGRAVALANAHDRLRPTAIPPSEAAILDRSKARLLALLGEDRYATGYAEGDGLSADETVALMRDVD comes from the coding sequence GTGCGATACACGATTCTCGGCTACACGCAGGCCCTGCGGGACGACGGGGAGCCGGTCGCCCTCGCCGGCGGGCGGCTTCGCGCGCTGCTGACGGCGCTCGCGCTGCGCCCCGGCCGGGTGCTGAGCGGGGACGTGCTGATCGACGAGGTGTGGGACGGGGATCCGCCGGCCGGGGCGACCGGGGCACTGCAGGCCCTGGTCGGGCGGCTGCGGAAGGCCATCGGGCATGACGCCGTCGAGTCGGTGGAGGGCGGCTACCGCCTGGCGGCCGCGCACGACGACATCGACCTCTACCGCTTCGAGCGGCTCGCCGACGAGGGCGCGAGGGCGCTGGCCGACGGCGACCCGGTGAAGGCGGCCGGGCTGCTGGCGGACGCCCTCGCGCTGTGGCGCGGCCCGGCGCTGGCCGACCTGCCGGACCGCGGCACCGCGGCCGTACGCAGCGAGGCCCTGCGGCTGGACACCCGGCGGCTGCGGCTGGCCGCCGAACTGGAACTGGGCCGCGCCGCCCACGTGCTGCCCGAGCTCGCGGGGCTGTCCGCCGACCACCCGCTGGACGAGCCGCTGCACGCCCTGCACATCCGGGCGCTGCGCGCGGCGGGCCGCACGGCCGACGCGCTGGCGGCGTACGAGGTCGTGCGCCGGGCCCTGGCCGACGAGCTCGGCACCGACCCGAGCCCGGAACTGCGTGCGCTGCACGCCGAGTTGCTCAACCCCCGGCGTGAGGCGCCGCAGGTCCCGCCGCAACCCCCAGCCCCGGCCCGGCCGGGCACCGGCGCCGGCAGACCCGGCGGCAACGCCCGCGCCCGGCTGACCAGTTTCGTCGGCCGGGAGGCGGAGATCACCGCGGTGGACGCGGACCTGTCGCACGCCCGGCTGGTGACGATCACCGGCCCCGGCGGCACCGGCAAGACCCGGCTGTCGCAGGAGGCCGGCGATCTGGCGGCCGGCCGCTGGCCGGACGGCGTCTGGTACGTGGAGCTGGCCCCGGTCAGCGACCCCCGCACCGTCCCCGAGGCTGTGATCAGCGCGCTCGGGCTGCGCGACACCCTGCTGCACGGCGGCGCCGCCGAGGCGGCCATCGCCGTGGAGACCAAGGCGAAGGACCCGCTGCGCCGCCTCGCCGACCACCTCGCGACCCGCGAGATACTGCTCGTGCTGGACAACTGCGAGCACGTCATCGACGCGGCCGCCACCTTGACCGCGCAACTGCTGGCCGACTGCCCGGGCCTGTCCGTGCTGGCCACCAGCCGCGAACCGCTGGGCGTGCCGGGGGAGTTGGTACGCCCGCTGGACCCGCTGCCGGAACCGACCGCGCTGCGGCTGCTGGCCGACCGGGGCGCGGCCGCCCGTTCCGGCTTCTCGGTGGACGACGACCCGGTCGCCTGCGCGGAGCTGTGCCACCGCCTCGACGGGCTGCCGCTGGCGATCGAACTGGCCGCGGCCCGGCTGCGCAGCCTGTCGCCGCGCGGGCTCGCCGACCGCCTCGACGACCGCTTCCGGCTGCTGACCGGCGGCAGCCGTACGCTGCTGCCCCGGCAGCAGACCCTGCGGGCCGTGGTGGACTGGTCCTGGGACCTGCTCGACCCGGCGGAGCGCACCTTGTTGCGCCGCCTCGCGGTCTTCCGCGGCGGCTGGACCCTGGAGGCGGTCGAGGCGATCTGCGCCGACCCGCCGCAGTCGCGCTCGCCGATCGACCCGGCCGACGCGGCGGCCCTGCTCGCCTCACTGGTCGACAAGTCGCTGGTGCTCGCCGAACTGACCGCGGACAGCGAGCGCTACCGCATGCTGGAGACGATCTCCGAATACGCCGCCGAGCGGCTCGACGAGTCGGGCGAGCGGCCCGTGGTCGAGCGCCGGCACATGGACTACTTCCGCGAATACGTCCGCGTCGCCGACCCGTTGCTGCGCCGGGCCGGCCAACTGGTCTGGTTCGAGCGGCTGGAGCGCGAGCACGAGAATCTGCGGGCGGCGCTGCGCCGGGCGGTGGACGCCGGGGACGAGGAGCAGGCGCTGCTGCTGGTGCTGGGCTGCGCCTGGTTCTGGGAGGTGCGCAACTACATCTCGGAGCGCCGCTACTGGCCGGGCCGGGTCGCCGACATGGGCGAGGACCCCTTCGCGGGACCGCCGGCCACCGAGCCGGTCGAGCGCGGGCCGCTGGAGGACCCGCCGCCGCTGGACCCGGGCCGGCTGCTCGAAGCGCGGCTGTGGGTGCGGGTGGTCAGGATGGCCGCGAGCGAGGGCGACACGGAGTGGTGGACGCAGCCGTCCATGGTCGAGGTCGGCGCGTCCATGATCGCCAACTACCCGCCGGAGCTGCCGCAGTCGGCCCGCTTCCCGGGCATCCTGCGCCCCTACGGCGCCTTCTTCACCGGCAACTTCGACCGGCTGTATCCGCTGATGAACGAGACCGTCGAGTCCTGCCGCCGCCACCACCGCGAGTGGGAGCTGGCCTACGCGCTCCAGTTGCGGGCGAAGATCAACAACGATGTGACGGAACGCCTGGCGGAGTCGATCACCGACATCGGCGAGAGCCGGCGGATCTTCGAACGCCTCGGCGACGAATGGGGCATGGCCGAGACGCTGTCGGCGGAGGCCGAGGCGGCGAGCAACGCCGGCGACTGGGAGCACGCCGCCCAGTGCTGCCGCCGGGGCATCGAGCTGGCCCGCAAGATCGGCTCCCACCAGCGCGTCCCGGTCCTCACCGTGCGCCTGGGCGACTGCCTGGTCAACGCGGGCAGGATCGAGGAGGGCATGCGCAAGCTGTGGGAGGGCGTGGACGACGCCGCCCGCTTCGGCACGGACAACGACGGGGCCGGCTTCTACGGCAAGATCCTGCTCGCCGGCGCGCTCAGCCACACCGGGAAGGCGGCGGAGGCGCTGGCGCTGGTCGAGGACACGATGCGGGAGGGCGCGGCCGCCAACGGCCAGCCCGGCTTCCTCACCGGCATGCTGACGGGCCTGAAGGGCTATCTGATCGGCACGCTCGGCGAGCCGCAGGCGGGCCTGGACCTGCTCAGGGACGGCCTGACCGAGCTGGTCGCGCATCCGCTGGCCGACGTGATCACCCCGCGGCTGGGCCTGCTGCTGACGCCCGGCGCGATCGAACTGCTCGTGCTGCTGGCCGAGCAGGGCGGCCCCGACGGCCTCGCGGAGCGCCGCGCCGGCCGGGCGGTGGCGCTGGCCAACGCCCACGACCGGCTCCGCCCGACCGCGATCCCGCCCTCCGAGGCGGCCATCCTGGACCGTTCCAAGGCCAGGTTGCTGGCACTGCTCGGCGAGGACCGGTACGCCACCGGATACGCCGAAGGCGACGGCCTCAGTGCTGACGAGACCGTCGCCTTGATGCGGGACGTGGACTGA
- a CDS encoding ABC transporter permease: MTTATATFDRTSKATATDEGRIGVRANLRHIGALARRNMLQIKQDPESMFDVLLMPVIFTLLFVYVFGGAVSGKGHQQDYVNYVVPGLMAMMGMNIAMAVGTGINDDFKKGVMDRFRTMPIARSSVLIAKIVVELGRMMIATAILLGVGFALGLTVHTGVLHLLAAVALSAVFGASLMWIFILLGLTMKTPQAVQGVAMLVLMPLQFGSSIFAKPTTMPGWLEGFTKVNPLSNLADAARNMINGGAVAHSVWMTLAWSVGITVVTAPLAVARFRKKT; encoded by the coding sequence ATGACCACGGCCACGGCCACGTTCGACCGGACGTCGAAGGCCACCGCCACCGACGAGGGCCGCATCGGCGTACGGGCCAACCTGCGGCACATCGGTGCCCTCGCCCGGCGCAACATGCTGCAGATCAAGCAGGACCCCGAGTCGATGTTCGACGTCCTGCTGATGCCGGTCATCTTCACCCTGCTGTTCGTGTACGTCTTCGGCGGCGCGGTGTCCGGCAAGGGGCACCAGCAGGACTACGTCAACTACGTGGTGCCCGGGCTGATGGCGATGATGGGCATGAACATCGCGATGGCGGTCGGCACCGGCATCAACGACGACTTCAAGAAGGGGGTCATGGACCGGTTCCGTACGATGCCCATCGCACGGTCCTCGGTACTGATCGCCAAGATCGTCGTGGAGCTGGGCCGGATGATGATCGCCACCGCGATCCTGCTGGGCGTGGGCTTCGCGCTCGGCCTGACGGTGCACACCGGTGTGCTGCATCTGCTCGCGGCCGTCGCGCTGTCGGCCGTCTTCGGGGCCTCGCTGATGTGGATCTTCATCCTGCTGGGTCTGACCATGAAAACACCGCAGGCGGTGCAGGGGGTCGCCATGCTCGTGCTGATGCCGTTGCAGTTCGGCAGTTCGATCTTCGCCAAGCCCACCACGATGCCGGGCTGGCTGGAGGGCTTCACCAAGGTCAACCCGCTGTCCAACCTGGCGGACGCGGCCCGCAACATGATCAACGGCGGCGCCGTCGCCCACTCGGTGTGGATGACGCTCGCCTGGTCGGTGGGCATCACCGTGGTGACCGCGCCGCTGGCGGTCGCGCGGTTCCGCAAGAAGACCTGA
- a CDS encoding ATP-binding cassette domain-containing protein, with the protein MVVLMTMRLSDNGGGAAVEVRGLVKHYGRTTALDGVDLEVRQGTVLGVLGPNGAGKTTLVRVLSTLVKPDAGSARVAGYDVLRQPRQLRRVIGLTGQYASVDEKLSGRENLYMIGRLLDLPSREAKARADELLERFSLTEAAKRPAMQYSGGMRRRLDLAASMIGHPSVLYLDEPTTGLDPRTRNEVWEEVQRMVADGATVLLTTQYMEEAEQLATELTVIDRGRVIANGKVAELKAKVGGRTLEIVPSDPRQLDAMAAAVGEAGLDGIAGAQTDPAAGTVSVPILTDEHLTAVVGVLAARGFGIAHIGTHLPSLDEVFLAVTGKKPESDAPADTDALADTKEEVTV; encoded by the coding sequence ATGGTTGTGCTCATGACGATGCGACTGAGTGACAACGGCGGAGGGGCCGCCGTCGAGGTACGGGGGCTGGTCAAGCACTACGGCCGGACCACGGCACTCGACGGGGTCGATCTCGAAGTGCGGCAGGGAACGGTGCTCGGCGTGCTCGGGCCCAACGGAGCCGGGAAGACCACGCTGGTCAGGGTGCTGTCCACGCTGGTCAAGCCGGACGCGGGCTCGGCGCGGGTGGCCGGCTACGACGTGCTGCGGCAGCCCCGGCAGCTGCGTCGGGTGATCGGGCTCACCGGGCAGTACGCCTCGGTGGACGAGAAGCTGTCCGGCCGGGAGAACCTGTACATGATCGGGCGGCTGCTCGACCTGCCGAGCAGGGAGGCCAAGGCCCGGGCCGACGAGCTGCTGGAGCGGTTCTCGCTGACCGAGGCGGCCAAGCGGCCCGCGATGCAGTATTCCGGCGGCATGCGCCGCCGCCTCGACCTGGCGGCGAGCATGATCGGGCACCCGTCGGTGCTGTATCTGGACGAGCCGACGACGGGCCTGGACCCGCGCACCCGCAACGAGGTGTGGGAGGAGGTCCAGCGGATGGTCGCGGACGGCGCCACCGTCCTGCTGACCACGCAGTACATGGAAGAGGCCGAGCAGTTGGCGACCGAGCTGACGGTGATCGACCGCGGCCGGGTGATCGCCAACGGCAAGGTGGCCGAGCTCAAGGCGAAGGTCGGCGGCCGGACGCTGGAGATCGTCCCGTCCGACCCGCGCCAACTCGACGCGATGGCGGCCGCGGTGGGCGAGGCGGGCCTCGACGGGATCGCCGGCGCGCAGACCGACCCGGCCGCGGGCACCGTCTCGGTGCCGATCCTCACCGACGAGCACCTGACCGCGGTGGTCGGCGTACTGGCCGCCCGCGGCTTCGGGATCGCCCACATCGGCACCCATCTGCCCAGCCTGGACGAGGTGTTCCTGGCGGTCACCGGCAAGAAGCCCGAGTCGGACGCCCCGGCGGACACCGACGCTCTCGCGGACACCAAGGAAGAGGTGACGGTATGA
- a CDS encoding GNAT family N-acetyltransferase, which translates to MHELQRLRFDHAPALLAFELENRAYFAAAISDRGDDYFARFDAKLRALLAEQAAGLHFLHVLVDDGGAVQGRINLVDVADGTAELGYRIAEKCAGQGVATAAVREVCALAAGPYGLTSLRAVTTLDNAGSRAVLTRTGFLSTGETRLGTRPGLRFHLPLPRPAAR; encoded by the coding sequence ATGCATGAACTGCAGCGCCTCCGCTTCGACCACGCCCCGGCCCTGCTCGCCTTCGAGCTGGAGAACCGGGCCTACTTCGCCGCGGCCATCTCCGACCGCGGTGACGACTACTTCGCGCGCTTCGACGCCAAGCTCCGCGCCCTGCTCGCCGAGCAGGCCGCCGGGCTGCACTTCCTGCACGTGCTGGTGGACGACGGCGGCGCCGTGCAGGGGCGGATCAACCTGGTCGACGTGGCGGACGGTACGGCCGAGCTGGGCTACCGGATCGCGGAGAAGTGCGCCGGGCAGGGGGTGGCGACCGCCGCCGTGCGGGAGGTCTGCGCGCTGGCCGCCGGCCCGTACGGCCTGACCTCGCTGCGGGCGGTCACCACCCTGGACAACGCCGGGTCGCGGGCGGTGCTGACCCGTACCGGGTTCCTGTCCACCGGTGAGACCCGGCTCGGGACCCGCCCGGGGCTGCGCTTCCACCTGCCGCTGCCGCGTCCGGCGGCCCGCTGA
- a CDS encoding anti-sigma factor family protein, which produces MNPHVDVGAYLLGVLDDDEMARFEAHLVDCEVCGDELDQLSGVVPVLDELRADGLGFAEMPGGDAMLDRLLARVAAERRRHRRRRLVAIAAAAVLVVGGPTVAVLAVHGSGGSHPVAQSFGSDRHTASNPTTGVSAVVALTDKGWGSAVDLRLTGVHGPLTCSLVAFAGDGGGQTVATWSVPSEGYGTDTQPSPLTVHGAAGLHPADITRFDVRTDTGALLVTVPTRAG; this is translated from the coding sequence ATGAACCCGCATGTGGATGTGGGCGCCTATCTGCTCGGCGTGCTGGACGACGACGAGATGGCGCGTTTCGAGGCGCACCTGGTGGACTGCGAGGTGTGCGGGGACGAGCTGGACCAGCTCAGCGGGGTCGTACCGGTGCTCGACGAGCTGCGGGCCGACGGGCTGGGCTTCGCCGAGATGCCCGGCGGCGACGCGATGCTCGACCGGCTGCTCGCGCGGGTCGCGGCGGAGCGCCGTAGGCACCGGCGGCGGCGCCTGGTGGCGATCGCCGCCGCCGCGGTGCTCGTCGTCGGCGGCCCCACCGTCGCGGTGCTTGCCGTGCACGGCAGCGGCGGCTCGCACCCGGTGGCCCAGAGCTTCGGCTCCGACCGGCACACCGCCTCCAACCCCACGACGGGCGTGTCCGCGGTCGTCGCGCTCACCGACAAGGGCTGGGGCAGCGCGGTCGACCTCCGGCTGACCGGCGTGCACGGGCCGCTGACCTGCAGTCTCGTCGCCTTCGCGGGCGACGGCGGCGGTCAGACGGTGGCCACCTGGTCGGTGCCGTCCGAGGGCTACGGCACGGACACGCAGCCCTCTCCCCTCACCGTCCACGGAGCTGCCGGCCTGCACCCGGCGGACATCACCCGCTTCGACGTCCGCACCGACACCGGCGCCCTCCTGGTCACCGTCCCGACCCGGGCCGGATGA
- a CDS encoding sigma-70 family RNA polymerase sigma factor yields MRALYREHAGALYTYVLRLVAGDRFLAEDVVQETLLRAWKSASRLDPAARSLRPWLVTVARRIVIDGHRSRQARPPETSPAALDQLPASDELERSLRLMTISDALQDLSEAHREALIATYFGGRTVNEAAEELGLPPGTVRSRVFYALRALRNALEERGVTTS; encoded by the coding sequence ATGCGGGCGCTGTACCGCGAGCACGCGGGCGCGCTCTACACCTACGTGCTCCGGCTCGTCGCGGGCGACCGCTTCCTGGCCGAGGACGTCGTGCAGGAGACGCTGCTGCGGGCGTGGAAGAGCGCGTCCCGGCTCGACCCGGCGGCCAGGTCGCTGCGGCCGTGGCTGGTCACGGTGGCGCGGCGGATCGTCATCGACGGCCACCGCAGCCGCCAGGCCCGCCCGCCGGAGACGTCGCCGGCGGCGCTCGACCAGCTGCCGGCCAGCGACGAGCTGGAGCGCTCGCTGCGGCTGATGACCATCTCGGACGCCTTGCAGGACCTGTCGGAGGCGCACCGGGAGGCGCTGATCGCCACGTACTTCGGCGGCCGGACGGTCAACGAGGCGGCCGAGGAGCTGGGGCTGCCGCCGGGGACCGTACGCTCCCGGGTGTTCTACGCGCTGCGCGCCCTGCGGAACGCGCTGGAGGAGAGAGGGGTGACCACCTCATGA
- a CDS encoding COG4315 family predicted lipoprotein, translating into MSASLRGGDHRHIREVMMILTTRRGALTAGVFATGLFLAVSACGSSGSSGSSGSSGSAAASSGGSAATSVHTANDTALGTIVVNGTGRTLYRFDMDSASPSASHCTGSCVALWPAAPATAAATVKGVDPSLIGSVTGTDGKAQLTLAGWPLYTYAADAKPGDTQGQGVQGIWWAVTPTGAKAAATSAAPSSGSNGY; encoded by the coding sequence GTGAGCGCCTCCCTCCGGGGCGGCGACCACCGGCACATACGGGAAGTCATGATGATCCTCACCACTCGACGCGGTGCTCTCACCGCGGGCGTCTTCGCAACCGGGCTGTTCCTCGCCGTCTCCGCGTGCGGCTCGTCGGGGTCCTCCGGGTCCTCGGGATCCTCCGGGTCCGCCGCCGCCTCCTCCGGCGGCTCCGCCGCCACCTCCGTGCACACCGCGAACGACACCGCGCTCGGCACCATCGTGGTGAACGGCACGGGCCGTACCCTCTACCGTTTCGACATGGACAGCGCGAGCCCGTCCGCGTCGCACTGCACGGGCAGCTGCGTCGCACTGTGGCCCGCGGCCCCCGCCACCGCGGCGGCGACCGTCAAGGGCGTCGACCCGAGCCTGATCGGCAGCGTCACCGGCACCGACGGCAAGGCGCAGCTCACCCTGGCCGGCTGGCCGCTGTACACGTACGCCGCCGACGCCAAGCCGGGCGACACCCAGGGCCAGGGCGTCCAGGGCATCTGGTGGGCGGTGACACCGACCGGGGCGAAGGCCGCCGCCACATCAGCCGCTCCCTCCTCGGGCTCCAACGGCTACTGA
- the panB gene encoding 3-methyl-2-oxobutanoate hydroxymethyltransferase, translating into MTQLPAAQNTAAGSDNPKALYGGTSTRRVTVRDLALAKERGERWPMLTAYDAMTASVFDEAGIPVLLVGDSMGNCHLGFDSTVPVTMDHMTMLAAAVVRGTSRALIVGDLTFGSYQEGPVQALRSATRLVKEAGVGAVKLEGGERSLPQTETIVQAGIPVMAHLGLTPQSVNTLGHRVQGRGEEAAHQLVRDAKAAQNAGAFAVVLELVPAEVAAEVTRSLHIPVIGIGAGAETDAQVLVWTDMAGLTGGKVPRFTKQYLNLRQSLGDAARAYAEEVVGGAFPAEEHTFH; encoded by the coding sequence ATGACGCAACTTCCGGCTGCCCAGAACACCGCCGCGGGCAGCGACAATCCCAAGGCGCTCTACGGCGGCACCAGCACCCGCCGCGTCACCGTACGGGACCTGGCGCTGGCCAAGGAGCGCGGGGAGCGGTGGCCCATGCTCACCGCGTACGACGCGATGACCGCGTCGGTCTTCGACGAGGCCGGGATCCCGGTGCTGCTGGTCGGGGACTCGATGGGGAACTGCCACCTCGGCTTCGACAGCACCGTGCCGGTCACGATGGACCACATGACGATGCTGGCCGCGGCCGTCGTCCGCGGGACGAGCCGGGCGCTGATCGTCGGCGACCTGACGTTCGGGTCGTATCAGGAAGGCCCCGTGCAGGCGCTGCGCAGCGCCACCCGGCTGGTCAAGGAGGCCGGGGTCGGGGCGGTCAAGCTGGAGGGCGGCGAGCGGTCGCTGCCGCAGACCGAGACGATCGTGCAGGCCGGCATCCCGGTGATGGCCCATCTCGGGCTGACCCCGCAGTCGGTCAACACCCTCGGCCACCGGGTGCAGGGCCGTGGCGAGGAGGCGGCGCACCAGCTGGTCAGGGACGCGAAGGCGGCGCAGAACGCCGGCGCCTTCGCGGTGGTGCTCGAACTGGTGCCGGCCGAGGTCGCGGCCGAGGTCACCCGTTCGCTGCACATCCCGGTGATCGGTATCGGGGCCGGTGCGGAGACCGACGCGCAGGTGCTGGTGTGGACCGACATGGCCGGGCTGACCGGCGGGAAGGTGCCGCGCTTCACCAAGCAGTACCTGAACCTGCGGCAGAGCCTCGGTGACGCCGCCAGGGCGTACGCCGAGGAGGTCGTCGGCGGCGCGTTCCCGGCCGAGGAGCACACCTTCCACTAG
- a CDS encoding excinuclease ABC subunit UvrA: MSAATRTDPEPAAPEGADSHDMIRVHGARVNNLRDVSVEIPKRRLTVFTGVSGSGKSSLVFGTVAAESQRLINETYSAFVQGFMPSLARPDVDVLDGLTTAIVVDQQRLGADPRSTVGTATDANALLRILFSRLGQPHIGPPSAYAFNVPSVSASGAITVERGESRVVKATFNRTGGMCPRCEGRGTVSDIDLTQLYDDTKSIAEGALTIPGWTKDSFWTVRVYAGAGFLDPDKPIRKYTKREMHDFLHKEPTKVKVEGVNLTYEGLIPKIQKSMLSKDKDALQPHIRAFVERAVTFSTCPECDGTRLSAEARSSRIGEVGIAEACAMQISDLADWVRGLDEPSVAPLLTALGDSLDSFVEIGLGYLSLDRPAGTLSGGEAQRVKMVRHLGSPLTDVTYVFDEPTIGLHPHDIQRMNDLLLRLRDKGNTVLVVEHKPETIVIADHVVDLGPGAGADGGTVCFEGTVEGLRSSGTVTGRHLDDRAALKKSVREPAGALEIRGASAHNLRDVDVDIPLGVLTVVTGVAGSGKSSLVHGSIPAGAGVVSIDQAPIRGSRRSNPATYTGLLDPIRKAFAKANGVKPALFSANSEGACPTCNGAGVVYTDLAMMAGVATVCEECEGRRFQASVLEYRFGGRDISEVLAMSVTEAEEFFGSGDARTPAAHTVLTRLRDVGLGYLSLGQPLTTLSGGERQRLKLATHMAEKAGVYVLDEPTTGLHLADVEQLLALLDRLVDAGKSVIVVEHHQAVMAHADWIIDLGPGAGHDGGRVVFQGTPADLTATATTLTAEHLAAYVGAAR; encoded by the coding sequence ATGAGCGCGGCCACCAGGACGGATCCGGAGCCGGCAGCGCCGGAGGGCGCCGACAGCCACGACATGATCCGCGTGCACGGGGCGCGGGTGAACAACCTCAGGGACGTCAGCGTCGAGATCCCCAAGCGGCGGCTGACGGTCTTCACCGGCGTGTCCGGCTCCGGCAAGAGCTCGCTGGTGTTCGGCACGGTCGCCGCCGAGTCGCAGCGGCTGATCAACGAGACCTACAGCGCCTTCGTGCAGGGCTTCATGCCGTCGCTGGCGCGGCCCGACGTCGACGTGCTCGACGGGCTGACCACCGCGATCGTGGTGGACCAGCAGCGGCTGGGCGCCGACCCGCGCTCCACGGTCGGCACCGCCACCGACGCCAACGCGCTGCTGCGCATCCTCTTCAGCCGGCTCGGGCAGCCGCACATCGGCCCGCCCAGCGCCTACGCCTTCAACGTGCCGTCGGTCAGCGCGAGCGGCGCCATCACCGTCGAACGCGGCGAAAGCAGGGTGGTGAAGGCCACCTTCAACCGCACCGGCGGCATGTGCCCGCGCTGCGAGGGCCGCGGCACCGTCTCGGACATCGACCTGACCCAGCTCTACGACGACACCAAGTCGATCGCCGAGGGCGCGCTGACCATCCCCGGCTGGACCAAGGACAGCTTCTGGACCGTCCGGGTCTACGCCGGGGCCGGCTTCCTCGACCCGGACAAGCCGATCCGCAAGTACACCAAGCGGGAGATGCACGACTTCCTCCACAAGGAGCCAACCAAGGTCAAGGTCGAGGGCGTCAACCTGACCTACGAGGGGCTGATCCCCAAGATCCAGAAGTCGATGCTGTCCAAGGACAAGGACGCGTTGCAGCCGCACATCCGGGCCTTCGTGGAGCGGGCGGTCACCTTCTCCACCTGCCCCGAGTGCGACGGGACCCGGCTCAGCGCCGAGGCCAGGTCGTCACGGATCGGCGAGGTCGGTATCGCCGAGGCGTGCGCGATGCAGATCAGCGACCTCGCGGACTGGGTCCGCGGCCTGGACGAGCCGTCGGTGGCGCCGCTGCTCACCGCGCTGGGCGACAGCCTCGACTCCTTCGTGGAGATCGGCCTGGGCTACCTCTCGCTGGACCGGCCGGCCGGCACGCTGTCCGGCGGCGAGGCGCAGCGCGTCAAGATGGTCCGCCACCTCGGCTCGCCGCTCACCGACGTCACCTACGTCTTCGACGAGCCGACCATCGGGCTGCACCCGCACGACATCCAGCGGATGAACGACCTGCTGCTGCGGCTGCGGGACAAGGGCAACACGGTGCTGGTGGTGGAGCACAAGCCGGAGACGATCGTCATCGCCGACCACGTCGTGGACCTCGGCCCCGGCGCCGGCGCGGACGGCGGCACCGTCTGCTTCGAGGGCACCGTCGAGGGCCTGCGGTCCTCCGGCACCGTCACCGGGCGGCACCTGGACGACCGGGCCGCCCTGAAGAAGTCGGTGCGCGAGCCCGCCGGAGCGCTGGAGATCCGCGGCGCGAGCGCGCACAACCTGCGGGACGTCGACGTCGACATCCCGCTGGGGGTGCTCACCGTCGTCACCGGCGTGGCCGGTTCCGGCAAGAGCTCTCTCGTGCACGGCTCGATCCCCGCCGGCGCCGGCGTCGTGTCGATCGACCAGGCGCCGATCCGCGGTTCGCGGCGCAGCAACCCGGCGACGTACACCGGGCTGCTCGACCCGATCCGCAAGGCCTTCGCGAAGGCCAACGGGGTCAAGCCGGCGCTGTTCAGCGCCAATTCCGAGGGCGCCTGCCCCACCTGCAACGGCGCCGGCGTCGTCTACACCGACCTGGCGATGATGGCCGGCGTGGCGACCGTCTGCGAGGAGTGCGAGGGGCGGCGCTTCCAGGCGTCGGTGCTCGAGTACCGCTTCGGCGGGCGGGACATCAGCGAGGTGCTCGCGATGTCGGTGACCGAGGCGGAGGAGTTCTTCGGCTCCGGCGACGCGCGTACGCCGGCGGCGCACACCGTTCTGACCCGGCTCCGCGACGTCGGCCTCGGCTACCTCAGCCTCGGCCAGCCGCTGACCACGCTGTCCGGCGGCGAGCGCCAGCGCCTGAAGCTGGCGACCCACATGGCGGAGAAGGCCGGCGTCTACGTGCTGGACGAGCCCACCACCGGCCTGCACCTCGCCGACGTCGAACAGCTCCTCGCGCTGCTCGACCGCCTGGTCGACGCCGGCAAGTCCGTCATCGTCGTGGAGCACCACCAGGCGGTGATGGCCCACGCCGACTGGATCATCGACCTCGGCCCGGGCGCCGGCCACGACGGCGGCCGCGTGGTCTTCCAGGGCACCCCCGCGGACCTGACCGCCACGGCGACGACCCTCACCGCCGAACACCTCGCCGCCTACGTCGGCGCCGCCCGGTAG